The following are encoded in a window of Cucurbita pepo subsp. pepo cultivar mu-cu-16 chromosome LG12, ASM280686v2, whole genome shotgun sequence genomic DNA:
- the LOC111807165 gene encoding MLO-like protein 1, whose amino-acid sequence MSGGGEGTTLEFTPTWVVAAVCTVIVAISLALERLLHFLGKYLKKKNQKPLYEALQKVKEELMLLGFISLLLTVFQGVISKLCVPESLTEHFLPCNLKDKAKAEHDSHSGETGSSTTKHFQTFFVSSISGSARRLLSEGSAAQAGYCGKKNKVPLLSLEALHHLHIFIFILAIVHVSFCVLTVVFGGLKIRQWKHWEDSIAKENYDTEQVLKPKVTHVHQHAFIKDHFLGIGKDSALLGWLHSFLKQFYASVTKSDYITLRLGFIMTHCRGNPKFNFHKYMIRALEDDFKHVVGISWYLWIFVVVFLFLNVNGWHTYFWIAFIPFVLLLAVGTKLEHVITQLAHEVAEKHIAIEGELVVQPSDDHFWFQRPRFVLFLIHFILFQNAFEIGFFFWIWVQYGFDSCIMGQVRYIIPRLIIGVFIQVLCSYSTLPLYAIVTQMGSSFKKAIFDEHVQVGLVGWAQKVKKRKGLRAAADASSQGGKEGSSTVGGIQLGSAMRKASAPQEIKPDGSKSDGLP is encoded by the exons ATGAGCGGCGGAGGTGAAGGAACGACGCTGGAATTCACCCCGACGTGGGTTGTCGCCGCCGTCTGTACCGTCATCGTCGCCATTTCCCTCGCCTTAGAGCGCCTCTTACACTTCCTCGGAAAATACCTCAAGAAAAAGAACCAGAAGCCGCTCTATGAAGCTCTTCAGAAAGTTAAAGAAG AATTGATGCTTTTGGGGTTTATTTCGCTTCTGCTCACTGTATTTCAAGGCGTTATCTCAAAATTATGTGTTCCTGAGAGTTTGACCGAGCATTTCCTTCCGTGTAATCTGAAGGATAAAGCTAAAGCCGAACACGATTCACACTCTGGTGAAACTGGTTCGTCAACGACGAAACATTTTCAAACGTTCTTTGTTTCGAGTATTTCTGGCTCGGCCAGGCGCCTTCTATCTGAGGGATCGGCTGCACAGGCTGGTTATTGTGGTAAAAAG AATAAGGTGCCATTGCTATCACTCGAAGCATTACAtcatttacatatttttatcttcATCCTAGCTATCGTCCACGTGTCGTTTTGCGTTCTCACTGTAGTTTTTGGAGGATTGAAG ATTCGTCAGTGGAAGCATTGGGAGGATTCTATTGCAAAAGAGAATTACGATACCGAACAAG TTCTAAAACCAAAAGTCACCCATGTCCACCAACATGCTTTTATTAAGGACCACTTTTTGGGTATTGGTAAAGATTCAGCTCTTCTGGGTTGGTTG CATTCCTTCCTCAAGCAATTTTATGCTTCTGTTACTAAATCAGATTATATAACGTTACGGCTTGGTTTCATTATG ACACACTGCAGGGGCAACCCGAAGTTTAATTTTCACAAGTACATGATACGTGCCCTTGAAGATGATTTCAAGCATGTTGTCGGTATCAG TTGGTATCTTTGGATCTTCGTGGTtgtcttcttgttccttaatGTTAATG GTTGGCATACATATTTCTGGATAGCATTCATTCCTTTCGTT CTTCTGCTCGCTGTGGGAACAAAGCTGGAACATGTGATAACCCAGCTGGCTCACGAGGTTGCCGAGAAGCACATAGCAATTGAAGGCGAGCTAGTAGTCCAACCATCTGATGATCACTTTTGGTTTCAGCGCCCccgttttgttctcttcttgaTCCACTTCATACTATTCCAAAATGCTTTCGAGATTGGATTTTTCTTCTGGATATGG GTTCAATATGGCTTTGACTCGTGCATCATGGGCCAAGTCCGCTATATCATTCCAAGGCTTATTATTGG GGTGTTTATTCAGGTTCTTTGCAGTTACAGCACCCTACCGCTCTATGCCATCGTCACTCAG ATGGGAAGTTCTTTCAAGAAAGCAATCTTTGATGAACATGTACAAGTAGGCCTAGTTGGTTGGGCTCAGAaggtgaagaaaagaaagggacTTAGAGCAGCTGCCGATGCCTCCAGCCAAGGAGGCAAGGAAGGTAGTTCTACTGTGGGGGGGATTCAACTGGGAAGTGCTATGCGCAAGGCTTCTGCACCTCAAGAAATTAAGCCTGATGGCTCCAAATCAGATGGTCTGCCTTAG
- the LOC111806351 gene encoding 50S ribosomal protein L3, chloroplastic-like — protein MSVISISSASTSNRHPIFTNNASSSSPSSSLKLRTSFLALPLKSHRNNNVRFQFPRPRTTRRPNDGLSVCMSMEAGIGVMATKLGMMSFFEPDGKVVPVTVVGFKEGNIVTQIKTEATDGYSAVQVGYRRVRDRKLTKPEMGHLQKAGAIPMRHLQEFRLESIDEFEPNQRLVFNELFKEGDLVDVSGTTIGKGFQGGIKRHNFKRGPMTHGSKSHRALGSIGAGTTPGRVYKGKKMPGRMGGTKRKIRKLKIVKIDDDLNVVMIKGAVPGKPGNLLRIAPAKIVGKNIPKN, from the exons ATGTCCGTCATATCAATTTCATCAGCTTCAACCTCTAACAGACATCCAATTTTCACTAACAATGCTTCTTCTTCGTCGCCATCTTCATCTCTGAAACTAAGAACTTCTTTCCTCGCCCTACCTCTCAAATCCCACCGGAACAACAACGTCCGTTTCCAATTTCCGAGGCCAAGAACCACTAGACGCCCTAACGATGGCCTTTCGGTGTGTATGAGCATGGAGGCCGGCATTGGCGTTATGGCTACCAAGCTCGGTATGATGAGCTTCTTCGAGCCGGACGGCAAGGTCGTCCCTGTGACGGTGGTCGGTTTCAAGGAAGGCAATATCGTCACGCAGATTAAGACGGAGGCGACCGACGGCTACAGTGCCGTTCAGGTTGGGTACCGTAGGGTTAGGGATCGGAAATTGACGAAGCCGGAAATGGGACATCTCCAGAAAGCTGGTGCGATTCCTATGCGCCACTTGCAGGAGTTTCGTCTTGAGTCTATTGATGAATTTGAGCCCAATCAGCGCCTGGTTTTTAATGAACTTTTCAAGGAGGGCGACCTGGTTGATGTCTCGGGCACTACAATTGGAAAGGGTTTTCAAG GTGGAATCAAGAGGCACAACTTCAAAAGGGGTCCAATGACCCATGGTTCCAAGAGCCACAGAGCACTTGGATCGATTGGTGCAGGAACTACACCGGGGCGTGTTTACAAGGGGAAGAAAATGCCTGGAAGGATGGGAGGAACTAAGAGAAAGATCAGAAAGCTCAAAATTGTAAAGATTGATGATGACCTTAATGTTGTGATGATCAAAGGCGCCGTCCCAGGTAAGCCAGGAAACCTTCTTCGAATAGCTCCTGCTAAGATAGTAGGAAAGAACATTCCCAAGAACTAG